The DNA region GCAGTTACATTATATGTTTGTCGTagagcatttttattttttttcacttttgtatCAATGTTTTATGATAAAAGTTCTTCCCATACTAGGATCTGTTCACAATTTTTGCATAATCAACCctaatttcattttattgaacATTGCAAAAATATGAGTGGCATATTTATGATTGGTATCTATCTTGAGAGACCTCTATCTGTAAACCAAATGCGTCACAATAGATGTTCAGAATCTGTTGCATAAGGTCACATAAGCAGCCAGTACAGTTTGTGCTCACAATATTATGTTCTTTGATTAGAAAGAGTGGTCACAGCTGTCATCTGCATGCTCTTCTGTCCAGGGTCAACAAAGTACCATATCTAGTTCATGTTCATTTGAATCAAATTGTATGGTCCTTTATTTAAAGCATGTCCCAGTAATGAGAGAACAGTCATTTACAGAGCAGCAGGAGATAGGAGAGAACGGATTTCTCACCTCCTCCTTATATGTTCTGGCAGAATGAAAACTGAATAAGCGACAAACTGTCAGAGGTTAAATTTGGCTGTTGGACCAGAATAGTGAAGATGATGTTGAGACAACGATAGCAGAAACCCTCTTGAGAAACAACGCTAACTCAAGCAACAGCCTGGTCACTGCTAGGACCCAGTTGCTTTGGTATTTCTAAACATGTTGGTTTATTATGCAGTAAAGTGGGTGTCTATGCTGTACACAGACCAGCTGtctcagaagaagaaaactgagGCTTCAAggaaaatgatgatgacatctttttctgcttttaatctcATTGTAAAGTCTGAGGACCACAAACATGGACTAccaaattgttttgttttttatgtcacACTAATCTAGACAGTCAAAAAACTGAAAGCATTAGATGAGGTACACCATCTTGGACAAAACATTTATCAGCAAACACTCAAAGTTTAAGAGCAGAGTTTTGTAGTCCTAACACATGAACACCTTAGATGTCTGAACATGGCTAGAAAACCAAATGAGGAGCATCTTAATCCTGACTGACAACATTTTCTAATATCACCAATCATGCTGTAACAATGCTACGCTCCTAAATaagatcaaaaaaaaaaaaaagtcactgtaCAACCATGTAAGAAAAAAACCTCCCGCCTGCAGGTCCATAACTGCACTTTGACAGACtacaaaagcataaaaaaagaaaatccataaAGATAATCATTTAAGATGAAAACATTAAGTTGATGAAGGCAAAAATGTACAGAGTTTAGTTTTACGTTCAAAATATTATACTGAAataatggagggaaaaaaataaattcagacattaaaatgtcaataaatgaAGAGACACCAATTAATAATAAAGCAGgactatttaaaatataataaaagtaatacTGCGAGTACTCTGTAAAAGGGAAACAATGAAATGTAACCTGTAATAAAACATCCATTCATCATCCTGTAGTTTCACACTAAAGGCCATCACGCTCTGAGCTGTGAATCCTGATTTGATGTTGATGGaatctgaaaagtaaatcaCATCTATAGCGTCACCCCATTATGAGATGACATATCTAGGGACATGGCTGAATAGCTGCTGTAACAATTTCTTAAAATCATTTGCTTTTTCCTCAAACCTGCTCATTTTCAGGGAGGCTTATAAAAAGTGtttcagacttttaaaaacTCCCCCAGCAAAGCAAAAATGGCAAGTATGGGCCTTTGTGTAACCGTTAAGAATAAGCAGCGAAATGTGACTCAGCAATATACAGGGGAATCTGCAACAGTCCAAAAAGTTTCAATGTACAGAACGAAACAGAATCAGTAACAgtgtccaaaaaccaaaaaaacccagcCTTTAGTTACTGTAAGTCTGTCTGAGAGCTGAAATCCCAGGATGAGCTGTTTAAATCTGATTGAAGAGCAGTTTTCAGTTTATAATAATTCAAAAGGGAATCTTAATTTTTAGTTACTGACAGTCAAGAATTTCTATCAATATGATAACTGGCATATAACCTTCAGGTTCTGCCCAGCAAGGCAACAGCACAGGCTCTGCCTGGCAGAACTTAACCAATAGGAGTTAATGTACAGTACTTGTGGCACTGTGGTTGCTAATAGGATATGAGCTCTAACCAACGAGAGCATCTGAGGCATCTGCATCCCAGCAGAAACAGTGATATAAACAAAGCACCTCTCCAAACCCCAGCCATAGTTATCAGGGGAATACGCCTACAGTCTGTCTATgttgaaaaataccaaattCTCAATCTTAAACTCAAGAAAAAGGTAAGAGAGATTAAGCTCTTCATTACCACCACAGTATAGCATGACACCTGGTAATTCTTATTCACTAACAAGACCAACATGTAACAGCTTAAATGCGTACAGTACATGGCTCCAAGGGTCAGTATCACCCTGTCACTCCTGCCTGGTCTTAGTGGTAAAACTTGCTAAAGGAACATCTGGACACAGGCAGACGTGAGTTTACTGTTCAAtaatcaaattatttaaaaacacttctcacATCTCAGTAATAGTGGCATATCTGCAGCCTGCTGCCGGGATCGTTCTTCCCTGGGCTGAAGAAAGGGTAAACAGGCTCTTCAAAGCAGGTGTCAAACATGTAGAGTCTCTTCATTGTGACGGCGTCATAGAAACTAAGACGACCATTGTCATAGTCCAGGTAAACGCCAACCCGAGGAGAGTTCCAGTAGTCTGCGACAGGGATGCGCCCATCCTCCCCGTTGGCATACAGCCGGTCCTGCAGACACAGGCTCCAGTATCCTGCAGAAGGAGTGAGGCTGACGAAGCCCTTCCTGTTGCTGCACTCAGTGGTGACTCCCAAGTACCACACACCTTTGTCTTTAACGTCCACTTCCCAGTAGTGCTGGCCACTAGCGTACTGGGCTGTAGCGAGGACACCACAGAAGCGGGTGAAGCGGGCCGGCAGGTCTGGCTCCTGGTTACGACAACGACCCTCCTCCACTTTGGTGTCAAAATCTGAGATTAGCAGGTTTGGGTGAGCAGTGTCTGGGTCTAAGGTGAGGTTCTGAGGCACtatacagaaagaaagagcaagATTAATTCTCCACGCTCATAAATCAAGCTGAGACTGGCAGTTTTTagaaaatatttcagaaaatcAAATTGAACTAAATTAGCAGACTTTACCCACCAGTATAAcagtaatacatttaaaaaaaaaaagtatataacTAATTCAAAGTATACactaaaaacatgtaaataggACCAGAAAATATATTGCCATAATAACTGATTGTGATATTAGACTAGGTATTGTCTTAGATGTTGGATATTTTAATATGATATGGCATAAGTTTGGTCTTTTCCTGGATTCAAAGGCTGCATGACAGTAATAGTTAACCATACATACAGTCATAATATTGATCGTGTATTTTGTCAAAAATAATGTGATGTTTAATCTTCTACTAGTTGCCCAGCCATACAAGTATGTATGCTTACTATTAAATATGTAGAATGTGCAATATGTATGATCAGATTACTAATTCCCAGCAGGACTTTTCACCACATAAGATACTCTTGTATAAGTTTGCTGCATTATGATTTTAATTTTGTGATGCAAGCTAGAGTTATGTGCTTCATGCTTCTGTGTGGCGTAAACTTACTGGTATGCAGCACATGCATCATTTTCTTCCACATGATGAGCTGGAAGGGCCCTGAGAAGTCTGTAAATTCTGTCTGACAATTAACAGTCTCGAGAGATGTGAAAGGCTTGCAATGGATGACTCTGGAGgaagaattaaagaaaaatcatttcTACTGCAATTTATGAGAATTTTACACAATCACATTGAATATATAATTAAAAGCAACTTACTCGTTGAATGTATCAGCAAGGCTCTGTTGgaagaaaaatgacatttaacatGAACTATCAACTCAATAACAGtcaaagagaaatgtgtttatattgttCTTTTAACATGTAAATTCAAATCCTTCATGATGTGTTTTTGAATCTTTGGTCCACATCCTTAGATAAAGGCTGAATGAAATGCATGTGTTCTCATCTACATTTTCAGGgatgtatttaaaaaggaaagtaaACTCAGTGCTGTCTTTATGGTACATACTCCAGACCAGAAACCGTTATCTATCTCAACTGTGAAGCTCCGGCAGCAGCATGGAAATGTAAAAGTCAGATCCCCTCTGAACCAAACAGCTGATCTGCTAGACTGACCTCAAAACTAGTTTTCCCACTGATGTGGCTGTGGATGTCAGTTATGGCCTTGTCCACAGCTGCCGCCTCAGTCTCCACAATCTTCAAGTTGTCATCTATGACGGCCATGGTAGCCACTTCCTCAGCATCCAGGCTGTCAAGCAGGGAGTCTCTTTCGTCTAGCAGGAACTGGACTAAAGCCCCAACATCTGCTTCAATCTTCTCCTTGAGTCTCTGTTTCTTCATCTGAAGGATGGAAAGATTTGATGTGAAGAAAGGAATATGAAAATGATAGATGTCCAGTTCAGAGTAACAGTCGCAGATGTTTTGCAATAACTATAGCTGCATTTATTTCACCTTAATTTGTTTACAAATTAAATTAGTGAACTGAAAGTTGCTTCTGCTGAAAGTGCAAGCATGCAGtataataagataaataaggctCTACTTGAACTAAACACACTTCAAGATTGCTGTTAATCAGATGCTTAGATCAACGTCTATGTGCCTCAAAGTGACCAGACTTATAAATAACAGGAATAGTACATACAATTGACTGACTGTAGATAGACCTGTCCATGGTGGGAgaatttacatcattattagaGTTTCCTTGCTCCTCATGAACAACACAGAAGCACAGTGAACCAATCAGACTGGTGCTAGGACCCGGGGGATGTAAACAGTGGTGGGACTGGTCAGATGTACTACTGTAATGGACTTTTATATCCTTATTTTACGCtgttttatgagtgtgtgtatgaaattTTACTGTTTAAACCGTGTGAGACAAAGTGCAGGAATGTTTTAAAGGCAAAGCCGTGCGAGTCAACCTTCAACTTCCAGTTCCCAGCAAATGGATGCGGAGGCAGAACTCCTCCAGGAAGAAACACTGATAAGTGATGAACAAAGGGCCAACTGCTGTACCAATTAAATGTCAAAGTTGTATATTATAAAAGGGTCATGAGACCCCGGTAGCATTCCTCCGTGGGTGTTGCTAACTATGAATCTGAGTGTTTGACTTTGCTTTTTGTCTCAGCCTAATCCAGACATTGAGTCCCGTATGCATAcatgcagaggtggaaagagtactgaaatattctactcaagtaaaagtaccactactttgatgaaattttacttgagtacaagtactggtctaaaaatatactcaagtaaaaagtagctgttaattacttagttacttttttaACGAGTttaactagttgttttaattaaaaaaggtaaacatttacaaattcagcttcaatgacaaaacATTTATGGGGAggtatgtgtcattttagtgaagaccatcccataaaacattttcaaacaacaaGCATTgaattgaaggtggcataaattgtggattctgtaaatTTTAGACTCTTTTTAGGCATGCTCtagcacccctaaatttgatctctgcacccctaaaaataaatgataaaccctccatagtctctaaaaCTTGTGGGAAAAACTGAATTattgtttcttgttttatttttaaacacttgcagggcattgaatgtcaaattctcattaggagctgagcccctctaaaggtctgatcctagtcctacaatcgCCCCTGCTGTAAACCATCCTTTTTTCcaccaacagtcatactgcaaaTCTATAAATCAATACGGGTCAAggtcacaagagcaataacttttctttaaatgacccaAAGATGACCAAACTTTTAAAAGGCTACCCCtgtttaaaaggctgtgcccctAAGCAACATTCGCTTAATTATGTCATTTCCGACTGTCCTTTTCACATGAACAAATCATGCTCAATGCCAATGAggtacaatacttcacacaaaacacttAAAGCTGAAGTTGGTAactttgaagagagagaggacctAGCAAATttgaagtacaactttcagatccctccctctccgctgcactcctacTCTGCctcaaagtccctcccccagaggaggctgacatgCACGCGACGGCACGCGACCGCGTGCACGCAGTGGTTGTTGCGCCACTACTTTCTCTACGCTCCTGAAGCCGCTCTCGGAGATAtaagcttgaccgagctgaggaggaagggggaggggcctgtgaggggggagggggctgtgtatgtgagcagtgattgacagctgtcagacactccatcagacacaatcctggctctgattggttctttttgtccggtcacggtggattctggcaatttgcagtaggagcattAGGTGGGGCTAACTGAgcccgttttttttttttttttttttttttttacacagatgactagtttcatgtaatgctgtctttacatagtgacagtcttagcaaatatgacaaaaagttatttataagacttaccaactgcagcttaaaaagtacatatttttaaaaactacttTAAGTACaactacacaaaaaaaaactactaaatTACAGTAACACGAGTAAATGTAACTCGTTGCTTTCCACCTCTGCATACATGTGTGATACCAGAAGAAAGCTCTCAAAGAGAATCCCTCTTCCTGAAATCCATCTGTTACAGAAGTTTTCATAACAACTACATACCCTCACTTCACTTTTGGTGCGCTCGTCAGCCGTTATAACTTTTACACATTGAGACTTCTGCCAGTTGAGCTCCATAAGCCTCAGTTTCAACTCCATCTGCAAGAAATGTACAAGACATAAGggaaaaaagttaaagttagtagttaaaaaacaaacaaaactgctATTCCAGATCTAGTGAAAAGGGATGATATATCAGAGATCACACAAAGGGCATATGGTCTCTGATCTCTTCAAATATAGGACACTAGTAAACAGGAAACCATGCATCttatcacatgcacacatgtacTTTTACCTTCATGTCATTCACAACTTCTGGTACTGGTGCCACCTCATGGTGTCTGAAACAATAAACAATGGTTCCGTGGTTTAAGAATGATATGACAAAACACTTGaacactgcaaacacacagtctGTGAGATCCTTTCCTGGCTGTGATTGCAATGGAATGCAGTCAAAGACACGTTTCTTGCACATAATGatgaaaagcaaaaaatgagctgatacagtacagtataattCAAAAATTCAAATAGGTTCTAGTTGTGCATTGCAGTAGTTGTAACAAAAGGCAACAACTATCTGTTGTGCATTTGATTTAGTCTCATGTATTTGCACCAATTCAATTAACTGGCAGGGTAAACACTGAGCAATGGTAAGTAATCCATGTCCAGGACAGTTGTGATGGTTAACATTTGATTTATACAAAAGAGGAATtcttcaatgtaaaaaaaaaaacaaacaaaaaaacctaaatgtagtttataatttctctacattaaaatgagaacAGAGCCAACCTGTGTGCTCTGGATTCCCTGCAGACTACACAAATAGGCCTCTTATCAGTCTGGCAGTACAGTTTCAGCTCTTCTCCATGTTGTTCACACTTCCCATCAACTTTAATGGGTTTAGAGGGTGCTGGACAAGACCCCAGACACTCAAGATCGTCCAGTTTGGCGACCAGGTTCTGCACCAGGTAGTTTTTAGTGAAACTTCTCTTGTTGAAAACCTAAGGGGTGAAAAAGAGAAGGTGCAAGAATTATAACCAAGCCCAAAGTCAGTGTTAACTTTTGTTAAGTGTGTGTATTATGCTTGTTTgacattttctctttattaGTTAAAATACAGAGCTCCCTATTGTCAGGCAGTCAAGCTGAGGCTACTGATAGCTATAGCTGGCTAACAGCTATCATAGCAACGGTAGCCACTTACGCAATGCGTAGTTTACCTGacgttattttttaaaaagaccatTAACTCTGAATTCACTGACAAACAACAAGACACGCTAATAATAAAAACCACAAGTTTGAAAAACATAGTTAATTAAAAACGCAACACCAGCACAGAAGAATAAGCAGGTAACGGTATTCATGTTATGTGTTAAGTTATCATTACCGTTCGGCATTGAGGGCACTGATATCCGTAGTCTCCGCCATTTTCATCCCAGTGCATACAAATGCAAAACCGGCAGAAATTATGCCCGCACTTCAGTATGACAGGGTCTTTAAAGAAGTCCAAACAAATTGCACATGTTAGCTCTTTCCTCAGGTCGTCTCCAGCTGCTCCTGCCGTGGCCATGTTGACAAGCCAACAGCAGTACCACAGTTACCGCCgcgacaggaagtgaagtgcggaaggagaaggagggcagGGAGGGGGCTTATTTGTGGAGCGTCATTGTCCGTCTAAACCAATAAGATttccccctctgtctctgttgATACATCTAATTAATCACTTAAAAAAGGGAACGTTTCTATCATCATTAgcagggttggggggggggggggtactttggaaatgtaataggttacagattactagttaccttatttaaaatgtaacacgTGTGGCGGACATACGGCTCAACAATCATTTGaccagagtcacctttgaccctgagaTTAATAAATTGGGTCGGGAttgatatagagactgacacagtctctctcttggacaaacaaaaatccattaacattccactGACAAATCCAAAGTGGGAGAACTACATAAAAAGTAACATAAGACAGACCTTGGTGTCTCCTTCAGAAGTCAGGATTTATAGACTTCACTCCCTTTTTCTGCCATCAGATTGAACCCACACTAACACAATCATGTAAAGACATTCGACTACAGACTTGTCATAAATTATGGAGACACCCCATAttctttccttctctgtgtCTGGAAACAACACCACAGagtatgaaagagaaaaaacctATAGGCTACATAGACATCTTGGTCAATCTTTAAACAGAATATCAATTATTACTTACATCAACATCAATTACTATTACAACCATCACAGATAAATGGATATTTGATGAATTGTCATTCTACTTTCTTCTTCCTTACGTTGAAATGTTGGTATGGGTACAttacttaatgtgagaaagtgttacattaTCATACAAGGTAGAATAACAATGTGATATGCTTGATCATAATCATtctttcaggttttaatgagtGGCAGCTTGATGGAtgaagctgatgtcatatcaatgccagaataatgcattgtgtgttctgtgttactgtattatagtatgcattttataatcaggatcaAACAAtcaatgaatgatgatgatgacaagtTTTGCagtaaaaagctggaaattagatcctcacaAGTAGCTgggatgaatctgattggcctTCCCAtgggagaaaaaacagctgtaCCCTTTAAACCAGGtttgctctgtttctctcctcttcacctcacacactcTTACTTTGGTCACCTTATATTACCATATTATTTTAACCTTCTAGTtatccttatttttttttatcttaggTTAACCCACTTCTGAGCAAAATCTATGGAAGTAAATCTGTGCCATctgcttttgaatttgaaatttTTTGCATcgaatttcaaacactgaattttttcattgaaatcagactttgaattttaaaagccATAGAATTtcaagaacagattttttttcctctgaattttttctaatgtttaaaaaaaatcagtgtaaaaaaattcaatgtctcaaaaaattcagtgtcaaaacttcaatgtctcaaaaaattcaatgtcaaaaaaaaaaaatcaaaacatttttttacactgaatttttttaaacattagaaaaaattcagaggaaaaaaaaaatgccgtTCTTGAAATTCAAcagcttttaaaattcaaagtctgatttcaatgaaaaacaaaattcagtgtttgaaattcaatgcaaaaaaaattcagtgctaaaaattcaaattcaaaagcagATGGCACAGATTTACTTCCATAAAAATCTTAGAGGTCTGACTTTAActgtaaccccctttgtaatcatcaacattttcatgagCAACTGTAAGataattaaacttttattttctcagtaactatgatggattacagttacatttattttgtaattaaattaggTAACGCCGtgacatgtaactagttactccccaacactgatcTTTAGGGCAATGTCTGATGAAGGAAGTACAATTACACTAGGCTGtatataattacatttctaGCTTTTGACATTTAGAGATTACAAGAATTTTAAAACATTGTATGTAATATATTTCATTCAAACATCATTGTCccttctttcactctcttctcaTAATAATCATAGCAACTGATGATTGATTTGTCtgtgaatttattttaaatgtgtatgctTATGTGAGGTATACAAGGCCTAGGTTAAGTCCACAAGCCAAACTGGAAGTAATTTAAAATGCTGAGGGAGGGTGCCTCTTTCCAAGCTTTGTCTGAGGGGACAGAGTCTCAGAATATGAAACCCCCTGGCTTAGACCAAGTTCTCAATTACATATTCGCAATGTTTTACCTGCCACCTGCCTGTCCATCATTATGTTTTACTGTGTAAATCTTGTACAAggctaaataaatatataaataaaatatataaaatttgAATGTTGAGGTCTCAAGTCAAGTCTTAAAGGCTAGAGTATGTCAAATctcaaaacagtcaaacaatTCCAATAAGTTTCAAGTGCTCATTTATGAGTCTGACTCATGCTTACATCTCAAGTCTCAGCTCTACAGTTCTGTATCTAAATACTGATTTAATTGACAACAACCTACCAGTAAGCAACAATGTTTATTcttaaatacatatacataaaaacCCATTCATAAAAAGACACAAAGTGATTATCAAGTTTGATTTTTTGTGCTAAAACTGTCATATACATGGGGATAACTGGCTGTGGGGTATACATTACATTGCATAGCTTGGATTGGCATGTGAGGGATGTGACTCAAAAAGTGCATTTGATGTCAGATATGGTGTTATCTCCCAATTTGTCAAGGTCAACACATCACAGTTGGCAGACTATTAGCGGTATAAACCCTCACATCCCTCGCAGATTCACACCTTCGCTGATTTCTGGCTCATGTTAATCACATTAGTTAACCCTGACACATATTGGAAATGATTGTAGTGTGATGTCTGACAACACCATAATAAGACAAATATTTAAGAACACTGATCTTAGCATGTTGTATAGTCACAGCAGAAAAAAGACACAGGTTTGACAACACATGTAAACAAGAAATTTCACCAGTGGCATCAACAAAATAATGACATAGCAGataatatgaaacatttcaaacGTAATATTTTTCATGTCTGATCTGTGAGCAGCTACTTTGTTTGCATCCTTTATCCCAAACAGCACTAGTGTTTGTTTACAGGAACATAATGTGAAAAGAACAGATGTCAAATAATTGTATATGTTCACAGCACCACACTTATTAGCAGTGTAACAAAGAAGTGGAAAGTAGATCTGTAAAGATTCTCTTCAGTCAGTAAATTGTGTTACAACACACAGTCCATTCTCTGTAAATGAAATAACTCCTGAGATGAGTgtttttatacatacataccaTAAGCAGTGTTTGGACAATgcattttgaataaatatggtcacagaaaaacacagtgagGCAATATTGCAAGGATGGATAGCTGTAAACTTTGTGGTAACAGAAGCAGTGTTGACCTGTAAACACATGACATAGTAAATAACTGAGTttacaaaaatgcaaaacaattaTAGAAAAAACAGTGTGAA from Scomber japonicus isolate fScoJap1 chromosome 13, fScoJap1.pri, whole genome shotgun sequence includes:
- the trim47 gene encoding E3 ubiquitin-protein ligase TRIM47: MATAGAAGDDLRKELTCAICLDFFKDPVILKCGHNFCRFCICMHWDENGGDYGYQCPQCRTVFNKRSFTKNYLVQNLVAKLDDLECLGSCPAPSKPIKVDGKCEQHGEELKLYCQTDKRPICVVCRESRAHRHHEVAPVPEVVNDMKMELKLRLMELNWQKSQCVKVITADERTKSEVRMKKQRLKEKIEADVGALVQFLLDERDSLLDSLDAEEVATMAVIDDNLKIVETEAAAVDKAITDIHSHISGKTSFESLADTFNEVIHCKPFTSLETVNCQTEFTDFSGPFQLIMWKKMMHVLHTMPQNLTLDPDTAHPNLLISDFDTKVEEGRCRNQEPDLPARFTRFCGVLATAQYASGQHYWEVDVKDKGVWYLGVTTECSNRKGFVSLTPSAGYWSLCLQDRLYANGEDGRIPVADYWNSPRVGVYLDYDNGRLSFYDAVTMKRLYMFDTCFEEPVYPFFSPGKNDPGSRLQICHYY